A genomic segment from Stenotrophomonas maltophilia encodes:
- a CDS encoding DUF2127 domain-containing protein, with the protein MNQSGYNPDPHRHPGLHVIALLEASKAMLALLAATGLEVLGPQPLRHGIMVLIRRFSLDPDHGTLPSLLHMISPDAVHLAAAGMIGYGLLHLVEAWGLWRAKAWASWLGCLTASLYLPFDIFAIIRHPGWPSWTILAINLIVVYVLARDLRKRHR; encoded by the coding sequence GTGAACCAGAGCGGCTACAACCCGGATCCGCACCGGCATCCGGGTCTCCATGTCATCGCCCTGCTCGAAGCGAGCAAGGCGATGCTGGCGTTGTTGGCCGCCACCGGGCTGGAAGTGCTCGGACCGCAGCCGCTGCGGCACGGCATCATGGTCCTGATCCGGCGTTTCAGCCTGGATCCGGACCACGGCACCCTGCCCTCGCTGCTGCACATGATCAGCCCCGACGCGGTCCACCTGGCCGCGGCGGGGATGATCGGCTACGGCCTGCTGCACCTGGTCGAAGCCTGGGGCCTTTGGCGGGCCAAGGCCTGGGCCTCCTGGCTGGGCTGCCTGACCGCCTCTCTGTACCTGCCCTTCGACATCTTCGCGATCATCCGCCACCCCGGCTGGCCGTCGTGGACGATCCTGGCGATCAACTTGATCGTGGTCTACGTCCTCGCCCGCGACCTGCGCAAGCGCCATCGCTGA
- a CDS encoding RluA family pseudouridine synthase: protein MIHLHYIDDALLVAEKPAGLLSVPGRSAENQDCVVARLQALYPDALTVHRLDQVTSGLLLHARGKDMQAALSMQFEQRQVGKRYEAVVQGLLAGDAGEVDLPLIVDWLNRPKQMIDHERGKPALTRWRVMARDVEAQRTRVELEPITGRSHQLRLHMASLGHPIVGDVLYDAAPAQRVHLHARNLSFTHPVTGVALAFESATPF, encoded by the coding sequence ATGATCCATCTGCACTACATCGACGACGCGCTGCTGGTGGCCGAGAAGCCCGCCGGCCTGCTGTCCGTGCCCGGCCGCAGCGCCGAGAACCAGGACTGCGTGGTCGCGCGCCTGCAGGCGCTTTACCCGGATGCGTTGACCGTGCACCGCCTGGATCAGGTGACCTCCGGGCTGCTGCTGCATGCGCGTGGCAAGGACATGCAGGCGGCGTTGTCGATGCAGTTCGAGCAGCGCCAGGTCGGCAAGCGGTATGAAGCGGTGGTGCAGGGGCTGCTCGCGGGCGATGCCGGCGAAGTGGACCTGCCGTTGATCGTCGACTGGCTGAACCGGCCGAAGCAGATGATCGATCACGAACGCGGTAAGCCGGCACTGACGCGCTGGCGCGTAATGGCGCGTGATGTCGAAGCGCAGCGCACCCGCGTGGAGTTGGAACCGATCACGGGCCGCAGCCATCAGCTGCGCCTGCACATGGCCAGCCTGGGCCATCCCATCGTCGGTGACGTGCTGTATGACGCCGCGCCGGCGCAGCGTGTGCATCTGCATGCGCGCAACCTGAGCTTCACCCACCCGGTGACGGGCGTGGCGCTCGCGTTCGAGTCCGCGACTCCGTTCTAG
- a CDS encoding peptidylprolyl isomerase, protein MSLIATFDTTQGPIKVELFADKAPLTVANFVNLVKHGFYDGLIFHRVIADFMIQGGCPQGRGTGGPGYKFEDEKNGVKHEVGSLSMANAGPNTNGSQFFITHIKTDWLDGRHTVFGKVLEGQAIVDSVKQGDVIHSITLEGDVDAVLAAQAERVAEWNKHLAA, encoded by the coding sequence ATGTCCCTCATCGCCACTTTCGACACCACCCAGGGCCCGATCAAGGTCGAGCTGTTCGCTGACAAGGCGCCGCTGACCGTGGCCAACTTCGTGAACCTGGTCAAGCACGGCTTCTATGACGGCCTGATCTTCCACCGCGTGATCGCCGACTTCATGATCCAGGGCGGCTGCCCGCAGGGTCGTGGCACCGGCGGCCCGGGCTACAAGTTCGAAGACGAGAAGAATGGCGTGAAGCACGAGGTCGGCTCGCTGTCGATGGCCAACGCCGGCCCGAACACCAACGGCAGCCAGTTCTTCATCACCCACATCAAGACCGATTGGCTGGACGGCCGCCACACCGTCTTCGGCAAGGTCCTGGAAGGCCAGGCCATCGTCGATTCGGTCAAGCAGGGCGATGTGATCCATTCGATCACCCTGGAAGGCGACGTCGACGCCGTGCTGGCTGCCCAGGCCGAGCGCGTCGCGGAGTGGAACAAGCACCTCGCCGCCTGA
- a CDS encoding class II 3-deoxy-7-phosphoheptulonate synthase: protein MSLSAVSPVPDPAATAAGAAWSPESWRGKTALQMPTYPDPVALDAALHELKRLPPLVTSWEILALKQQLADAQEGKRFLLQGGDCAENFSDCESGTISNRLKVLLQMSLVLVHGLRQPVIRVGRFAGQYAKPRSADTETRDGVTLPSYRGDVINAPAFTEAARLPDPKRMLQAHAHSAMTMNFVRALIDGGFADLHHPEYWNLEWVRHSPLAAEYQKMVASIGDAVHFMETLAGARVHNLNRIDFYTSHEALLLPYEQALTRQVPRQQGWLNLSTHYPWIGMRTAALDGAHVEYLRGVRNPIAIKVGPSVTPDQLLRLIDVLNPHDEPGRLSFIHRMGAAQIAEKLPPLLDAVKRDGRRVLWVCDAMHGNTESTANGFKTRRFDNVRGEVEMSFDLHAAAGTRLGGVHLELTGEDVTECTGGARELTERDLERAYRSTVDPRLNYEQSLEIAMAIVRKQEQVR, encoded by the coding sequence ATGAGCCTGTCCGCCGTTTCGCCTGTCCCCGATCCTGCCGCGACCGCTGCTGGCGCTGCCTGGTCGCCGGAGAGCTGGCGTGGCAAGACCGCGCTGCAGATGCCGACCTATCCCGACCCGGTGGCGCTGGACGCCGCTCTGCACGAGCTGAAGCGGCTGCCGCCGCTGGTCACCTCGTGGGAGATCCTGGCGCTGAAGCAGCAGCTGGCCGATGCGCAGGAAGGCAAGCGCTTCCTGCTGCAGGGCGGCGATTGCGCCGAGAACTTCAGCGACTGCGAATCGGGCACCATTTCCAACCGGTTGAAGGTGCTGCTGCAGATGAGCCTGGTGCTGGTGCACGGCCTGCGCCAGCCGGTGATCCGCGTTGGGCGCTTTGCCGGCCAGTACGCCAAGCCGCGCTCGGCCGATACCGAGACCCGCGACGGCGTGACCCTGCCCAGCTACCGTGGTGACGTGATCAATGCGCCGGCGTTCACCGAGGCGGCACGCCTGCCGGACCCGAAGCGGATGCTGCAGGCGCATGCGCATTCGGCGATGACCATGAACTTCGTGCGTGCGCTGATCGATGGCGGCTTCGCCGACCTGCACCACCCCGAATACTGGAACCTGGAATGGGTGCGGCATTCACCGCTGGCCGCCGAGTACCAGAAGATGGTGGCGTCGATCGGTGATGCGGTGCACTTCATGGAAACCCTCGCCGGGGCCCGCGTGCACAACCTCAACCGCATCGATTTCTACACGTCGCACGAAGCGCTGCTGCTGCCCTACGAGCAGGCGTTGACCCGGCAGGTGCCACGCCAGCAGGGCTGGTTGAACCTGAGCACGCATTACCCATGGATCGGCATGCGCACGGCCGCGCTCGATGGCGCGCACGTGGAGTACCTGCGTGGCGTGCGCAATCCGATTGCGATCAAGGTGGGCCCGTCGGTGACGCCGGACCAGCTGCTGCGCCTGATCGATGTGCTCAACCCGCATGACGAGCCGGGTCGACTGAGCTTCATCCACCGCATGGGTGCCGCGCAGATTGCCGAGAAGTTGCCGCCGCTGCTGGACGCGGTCAAGCGCGATGGCCGTCGCGTGCTGTGGGTGTGCGATGCGATGCATGGCAATACCGAAAGCACTGCCAACGGTTTCAAGACCCGTCGCTTTGACAACGTGCGCGGTGAAGTGGAGATGTCGTTCGATCTGCATGCGGCCGCAGGCACGCGCCTGGGCGGTGTGCACCTGGAACTGACCGGCGAAGACGTGACCGAGTGCACCGGTGGCGCGCGCGAACTGACCGAGCGTGACCTGGAGCGCGCGTATCGTTCGACGGTGGACCCACGATTGAACTACGAGCAGTCGCTGGAGATTGCGATGGCGATCGTGCGCAAGCAGGAACAGGTGCGGTAA
- a CDS encoding amidase, giving the protein MRPSLPPLLTCLLAALPALLSAGCSPATSSAHAAEPASRNVPFPYAETDVVDLQARMSAGELDSASLVQAYLQRIAALDRAGPRLRAVIELNPDALKEAAERDRERRDGRLRGPLHGIPVLLKDNINAAPMATSAGSLALQGFRPDDAYLVRRLREAGAVVLGKTNLSEWANFRGNDSVSGWSARGGQTRNPYRLSHSPCGSSSGSAVAVAANLGSVAIGTETDGSIVCPAAINGIVGLKPTVGLVSRDGIIPISFSQDTAGPMTRSVADAAAVLTAIAGRDDADPATATMPGRAVYDYTARLDPQGLRGKRIGLLQTPLLKYRGMPPLIEQAATELRRAGAIVVPVELPNQGAWAEAERTVLLYEFKAGLERYFNAHRAPLRSLAELIAFNQAHSKQELGLFGQELLVEADATAGLADPAYIRARSDARRLAGPEGIDAALAAHQLDALVAPTTGVAWPIRSEGDDFPGESYSAAAVAGYPSLSVPMGQINGLPVGLLFMGTAWSEPKLIEMAYAYEQRTRARRPPRFDTDTLIDAGEP; this is encoded by the coding sequence ATGCGCCCGTCCTTGCCGCCTCTGCTGACCTGCCTGCTTGCCGCGCTGCCTGCGCTGCTTTCGGCTGGCTGCAGCCCGGCCACGTCCAGCGCGCATGCAGCCGAACCCGCGAGCCGCAACGTGCCGTTCCCGTACGCCGAAACCGATGTCGTTGACCTGCAGGCGCGGATGAGCGCCGGCGAGCTGGACAGCGCCAGCCTGGTCCAGGCCTACCTGCAGCGCATCGCCGCCCTGGATCGCGCCGGGCCACGCCTGCGCGCGGTGATCGAGCTCAACCCCGATGCCCTGAAGGAAGCCGCCGAACGCGACCGCGAGCGCCGTGATGGACGCCTGCGCGGCCCGCTGCACGGCATCCCGGTGCTGCTGAAGGACAACATCAACGCCGCCCCGATGGCCACCAGCGCTGGCTCGCTGGCACTGCAGGGGTTCCGCCCGGACGACGCGTATCTGGTGCGGCGGCTGCGCGAAGCCGGCGCCGTGGTGCTGGGCAAGACCAATCTCAGCGAATGGGCCAATTTCCGCGGCAACGATTCGGTGTCCGGCTGGAGCGCGCGCGGCGGCCAGACCCGCAATCCCTATCGCCTCAGCCACTCACCCTGCGGCTCCAGCAGCGGCAGTGCGGTGGCAGTCGCCGCCAACCTTGGCAGCGTGGCGATCGGCACCGAAACCGACGGCAGCATCGTCTGTCCTGCGGCGATCAATGGCATCGTCGGTCTCAAGCCGACCGTCGGCCTGGTCAGCCGCGACGGCATCATCCCGATTTCCTTCAGCCAGGACACGGCGGGGCCGATGACCCGCAGCGTCGCCGACGCCGCGGCCGTACTGACCGCGATCGCCGGGCGCGACGATGCCGACCCGGCCACGGCGACCATGCCCGGTCGCGCGGTGTACGACTACACCGCGCGGTTGGATCCTCAGGGCCTGCGTGGCAAGCGCATCGGCCTGCTGCAGACGCCGCTGCTGAAGTACCGCGGCATGCCACCGCTGATTGAGCAGGCCGCCACCGAGCTGCGTCGGGCGGGTGCCATCGTGGTGCCAGTGGAACTGCCCAACCAGGGCGCCTGGGCCGAGGCCGAACGCACGGTACTGCTGTACGAGTTCAAGGCCGGGCTGGAGCGTTACTTCAACGCCCATCGCGCGCCCCTGCGCAGCCTGGCCGAACTGATCGCCTTCAACCAGGCGCACAGCAAGCAGGAACTGGGCCTGTTCGGCCAGGAACTGCTGGTGGAGGCCGACGCTACCGCCGGCCTGGCCGACCCCGCCTACATCCGCGCACGCAGCGATGCGCGCCGGCTGGCTGGCCCGGAAGGCATCGACGCCGCCCTCGCCGCCCACCAGCTCGACGCGCTGGTCGCACCCACCACCGGCGTGGCGTGGCCGATCCGCAGCGAAGGCGACGACTTCCCCGGCGAGAGCTACAGCGCCGCCGCCGTGGCCGGCTATCCCAGCCTCAGCGTGCCGATGGGCCAGATCAATGGCCTACCGGTCGGCCTGCTGTTCATGGGCACCGCCTGGAGCGAACCGAAGCTGATCGAAATGGCCTACGCCTACGAGCAGCGCACCCGCGCGCGGCGACCACCGCGCTTCGACACCGACACCCTGATCGACGCCGGCGAGCCGTGA
- the prpE gene encoding propionate--CoA ligase produces MNYEETYRRSIDEPEAFWGEEAKRIHWHKPPQQVLDYSNPPFRRWFVGGETNLCYNAVDRHLAERADQLALVAISTETNSTREITYRQLYREVNDFAAVLKHLGVGHGDRVVIYMPNMAEAVFAMLACARIGAVHSVVFGGFAAHNLALRIDDAKPRLLIAADAGMRGGKLIPYKPMVDAACAEATSPPPHVLIVSRGLDAAEPRVSGRDVEYAALRAQVGEVDVPVQWLEASEPSYLLYTSGTTGKPKGVQRDVGGYAVAMAQSMETVFDCKPGQVMFSTSDVGWAVGHSYNVYGPLIGGCTSLLYEGLPTNPDPGIWWALCEQYNVRTMFSSPTAIRVLKKHDADFIHRHDLRALKYLFLAGEPLDEPTAHWISEALGKPIIDNYWQTETGWPALTLLPGLEMKPVRFGSPGFPNLGYRMKVIDENTGEEVAPGQKGVLVVSPPLPPGCMSTVWNDDSRFLQSYFSHFKELLYSSLDWAIRDDDGYTFILGRTDDVINVAGHRLGTREIEEAISSHPRVAEAAVIGVKDELKGQVPLVFVTLKQGLDGEDPAPVVAEMMATVTTSLGAVARPAHVHVVNALPKTRSGKLLRRSLQALAEQRDPGDLSTLDDPSALEEIRRALGR; encoded by the coding sequence ATGAACTACGAGGAAACCTACCGTCGCTCGATCGACGAGCCGGAGGCCTTCTGGGGCGAGGAAGCCAAGCGCATCCATTGGCACAAACCGCCGCAGCAGGTGCTCGATTACAGCAACCCGCCGTTCCGGCGCTGGTTCGTCGGTGGTGAAACCAATCTCTGCTACAACGCCGTCGATCGCCACCTGGCCGAGCGCGCCGACCAGCTCGCGCTGGTTGCCATTTCCACCGAGACCAACAGCACCCGCGAGATCACCTATCGCCAGCTGTATCGCGAAGTGAACGACTTCGCCGCGGTGCTCAAGCATCTCGGCGTTGGCCACGGCGACCGCGTGGTGATCTACATGCCGAACATGGCCGAAGCCGTGTTCGCGATGCTGGCCTGCGCGCGCATCGGTGCGGTGCACTCGGTGGTGTTTGGTGGCTTCGCCGCGCACAACCTGGCGCTGCGCATCGACGATGCGAAGCCCAGGCTGCTGATCGCCGCCGATGCCGGCATGCGCGGTGGCAAGTTGATTCCGTACAAGCCGATGGTCGACGCCGCCTGCGCCGAAGCCACGTCGCCGCCGCCGCACGTGCTGATCGTGTCGCGCGGACTGGATGCAGCCGAGCCTCGCGTGTCGGGCCGCGATGTGGAATACGCCGCGCTGCGTGCGCAGGTGGGTGAAGTCGATGTGCCGGTGCAGTGGCTGGAAGCAAGTGAGCCGAGCTACCTGCTGTACACCTCCGGCACCACCGGCAAGCCGAAGGGCGTGCAGCGCGACGTGGGGGGCTACGCGGTGGCGATGGCGCAGTCGATGGAGACCGTGTTCGACTGCAAGCCGGGGCAGGTGATGTTCTCCACCTCCGATGTCGGCTGGGCGGTGGGCCATTCCTACAACGTGTACGGCCCGCTGATCGGCGGCTGCACCTCCCTGTTGTATGAAGGGCTGCCGACGAATCCGGACCCGGGCATCTGGTGGGCACTGTGCGAGCAGTACAACGTGCGCACCATGTTCTCTTCGCCCACCGCCATCCGCGTGCTGAAAAAGCACGACGCGGACTTCATCCATCGCCACGATCTGCGCGCGCTGAAGTATCTGTTCCTGGCCGGCGAGCCGCTGGACGAACCCACCGCGCACTGGATCAGCGAAGCGCTTGGCAAGCCGATCATCGACAACTACTGGCAGACCGAAACCGGCTGGCCGGCACTGACCCTGCTGCCGGGCCTGGAGATGAAGCCGGTGCGCTTCGGTTCGCCGGGCTTCCCCAACCTCGGCTACCGGATGAAGGTGATCGATGAGAACACCGGCGAGGAAGTCGCCCCGGGGCAGAAGGGCGTGCTGGTGGTGTCGCCGCCGTTGCCGCCGGGCTGCATGAGCACGGTGTGGAACGACGACAGCCGTTTCCTGCAGAGTTACTTCAGCCACTTCAAGGAACTGCTGTACAGCTCGCTGGACTGGGCGATCCGCGATGATGATGGCTACACCTTCATCCTCGGCCGCACCGATGATGTGATCAACGTGGCCGGGCACCGCCTGGGCACGCGCGAGATCGAGGAGGCCATTTCCAGTCACCCGCGCGTGGCCGAGGCCGCCGTGATCGGGGTCAAGGATGAGCTGAAGGGGCAGGTGCCGCTGGTGTTTGTCACCCTCAAGCAGGGTCTGGATGGCGAGGATCCGGCGCCGGTGGTGGCCGAGATGATGGCCACGGTGACCACCTCGCTCGGCGCGGTGGCGCGCCCGGCGCACGTGCACGTGGTCAATGCACTGCCCAAGACCCGTTCGGGCAAGCTGCTGCGGCGATCGTTGCAGGCGCTGGCGGAGCAGCGCGACCCGGGTGACCTGTCGACGCTGGACGACCCCAGCGCGCTGGAGGAGATCCGCCGGGCGCTGGGCCGCTGA
- a CDS encoding mechanosensitive ion channel family protein: MHWQSAQAYAWPLGGAVLVGGIGAWLILWIYHRLKGRDRRRARIGRVLGLPMATAWPLLLLIPALQATPLRDPLLANLQHVLHIALTACFIWLLVRAVAAGERAILRSHPIDVSDNLEARRIQTQTRVLSRVLMGGIIVLGASLVLLTFPMVQKIGTALLASAGLIGLVAGIAAKPVFGNLIAGLQIAVTQPIRLDDVVIVEGEWGRVEEIGSSYVVVRIWDERRMVVPLTWFIENPFQNWTRRSADLLGTAFLWLDYRAPIAAIRAELERICRGEALWDGRVCVTQVTETSERAIQVRLLVSARSSGDAFDLRCLVRERMLDFLAREHPQSLPQVRARLQHADELDMPRGPRARTVDVRSPGAEDGEAAILPMEPQDR; this comes from the coding sequence GTGCACTGGCAAAGCGCACAGGCGTATGCATGGCCGCTGGGGGGGGCGGTGCTGGTGGGTGGCATCGGCGCGTGGCTGATCCTGTGGATCTACCATCGGCTGAAGGGGCGTGATCGTCGGCGCGCGCGCATCGGGCGTGTGCTCGGGCTTCCGATGGCCACTGCATGGCCGCTGCTGCTGTTGATCCCCGCATTGCAGGCCACGCCACTGCGGGATCCGTTGCTGGCCAACCTGCAGCATGTGCTGCACATCGCGCTGACTGCCTGCTTCATCTGGTTGCTGGTGCGGGCGGTGGCGGCCGGTGAGCGGGCAATCCTGCGCAGCCATCCCATCGATGTCTCCGACAACCTGGAGGCGCGCCGCATCCAGACCCAGACGCGGGTGCTCAGCCGCGTGCTGATGGGCGGCATCATCGTGCTGGGCGCGTCGCTGGTGCTGCTGACCTTCCCGATGGTGCAGAAGATCGGTACCGCCCTGCTGGCCTCGGCCGGCCTGATCGGCCTGGTGGCCGGTATCGCCGCCAAGCCGGTGTTCGGCAACCTGATCGCCGGTCTGCAGATCGCGGTGACGCAGCCGATCCGGCTGGATGACGTGGTGATCGTGGAGGGCGAGTGGGGGCGTGTCGAGGAGATCGGCAGCAGCTATGTGGTGGTGCGCATCTGGGATGAGCGGCGGATGGTGGTGCCGCTGACCTGGTTCATCGAGAACCCCTTCCAGAACTGGACGCGACGCAGCGCCGACCTGCTTGGCACGGCGTTTCTGTGGCTGGACTATCGTGCCCCGATCGCGGCAATTCGCGCCGAGCTGGAGCGCATCTGCCGGGGTGAAGCGCTGTGGGATGGCCGGGTCTGCGTGACCCAGGTGACCGAGACCAGCGAGCGTGCGATCCAGGTGCGCCTGCTGGTCAGTGCGCGCAGCTCGGGCGATGCCTTCGATCTGCGCTGCCTGGTGCGCGAACGCATGCTTGATTTCCTGGCGCGTGAGCATCCGCAGTCGCTGCCGCAGGTGCGTGCGCGGCTGCAGCATGCAGACGAGCTGGACATGCCGCGCGGTCCACGTGCACGCACCGTGGATGTGCGATCGCCGGGGGCTGAAGATGGGGAGGCGGCAATCTTGCCGATGGAGCCACAGGATCGGTAG
- a CDS encoding malate dehydrogenase → MKAPVRVAVTGAAGQIGYALLFRIASGEMLGKDQPVILQLLELPVDKAQAALKGVMMELEDCAFPLLAGMVGTDDAEVAFKDADIALLVGARPRGPGMERKDLLLENAKIFTAQGAALNKVASRDVKVLVVGNPANTNAYIAMKSAPDLKPENFTAMLRLDHNRALSQLSTKLGKPVGGMEKLVVWGNHSPTMYPDYRFATADGASIADAINDQEWNANTFIPTVGKRGAAIIEARGSSSAASAANAAIDHVRDWVLGSNGKWVTMGVPSDGSYGIPEGVIFGFAVTTENGKYTLVKDLPIDDFSQKYIDKTLAELEEERAGVAHLLG, encoded by the coding sequence ATGAAAGCACCCGTTCGTGTTGCCGTGACCGGCGCCGCCGGCCAGATCGGTTATGCCCTGCTGTTCCGCATCGCCTCCGGCGAAATGCTGGGCAAGGACCAGCCGGTCATCCTGCAGCTGCTGGAACTGCCGGTCGACAAGGCCCAGGCCGCCCTGAAGGGCGTGATGATGGAGCTGGAAGACTGCGCCTTCCCGCTGCTGGCCGGCATGGTCGGCACCGATGACGCCGAAGTCGCGTTCAAGGACGCCGACATCGCCCTGCTGGTCGGCGCGCGTCCGCGCGGCCCGGGCATGGAGCGCAAGGACCTGCTGCTGGAAAACGCCAAGATCTTCACCGCCCAGGGCGCGGCGCTGAACAAGGTCGCCAGCCGTGACGTGAAGGTGCTGGTGGTCGGCAACCCGGCCAACACCAATGCCTACATCGCCATGAAGTCGGCTCCGGACCTGAAGCCGGAAAACTTCACCGCCATGCTGCGCCTGGACCACAACCGCGCGCTGAGCCAGCTGTCGACCAAGCTCGGCAAGCCGGTCGGTGGCATGGAGAAGCTGGTCGTGTGGGGCAACCACAGCCCGACCATGTACCCGGACTACCGTTTCGCCACCGCCGACGGTGCGTCGATCGCCGATGCGATCAACGACCAGGAGTGGAACGCCAACACCTTCATCCCGACCGTGGGCAAGCGCGGCGCAGCGATCATCGAAGCCCGCGGCTCGTCCTCGGCTGCTTCGGCCGCCAACGCTGCCATCGACCACGTGCGTGACTGGGTGCTGGGCAGCAACGGCAAGTGGGTCACCATGGGCGTGCCGTCCGACGGTTCCTACGGCATTCCGGAAGGCGTGATCTTCGGTTTCGCGGTGACCACCGAGAACGGCAAGTACACCCTGGTGAAGGACCTGCCGATCGACGACTTCAGCCAGAAGTACATCGACAAGACCCTGGCCGAGCTGGAAGAAGAGCGCGCCGGCGTCGCCCACCTGCTGGGCTGA
- the typA gene encoding translational GTPase TypA: MSIENLRNIAIVAHVDHGKTTLVDQLLKQSGTLSERTVLAERVMDSNDQEKERGITILAKNTAITWEDKKTGIKNRINIVDTPGHADFGGEVERVLSMVDTVLILVDAMDGPMPQTRFVTQKAFAMGFKPIVVVNKVDRPGSRPEWVIDQVFDLFDKLGATNEQLDFPIVYASALNGYAGLEDTVRDGDMTPLYEAIMQHAPRPEVDPEGPFQMRISQLDYNNFVGVIGIGRIQRGTLKKNMQVAVIDREGKKRNGKVAQVLGFLGLERIEQDSAEAGDIVAISGIPELTISDTLCHPENPEALPALTVDEPTISMTFQVNNSPFAGNKDLSGGKFLTSRQIKDRLDREQVHNVALKVEQLEDADKFLVSGRGELHLSVLIENMRREGYELAVSRPEVIIKEIDGQMMEPIEQLVVDIEEVHQGGVMEKLGTRKGQLKNMEPDGKGRVRLEYQIPARGLIGFQNEFKTLTQGSGLLFHVFDHYGPKEQGAIAKRINGVMIANAPGTTPAYSLGPLQERGKLFAAEGDNVYEGQLVGIHSKDNDLTVNAIKTKPLTNMRASGKDDAIQLTPAIKYSLEQALDFIEDDELVEITPKEIRLRKKFLTESDRKKASRGG, encoded by the coding sequence ATGTCCATCGAAAATCTTCGCAACATCGCCATCGTCGCCCACGTCGACCATGGCAAGACCACCCTGGTCGACCAGCTGCTGAAGCAGTCCGGCACCCTGTCCGAGCGTACCGTCCTCGCCGAGCGCGTGATGGACAGCAACGACCAGGAAAAGGAACGCGGCATCACCATCCTGGCCAAGAACACCGCCATCACCTGGGAAGACAAGAAGACCGGTATCAAGAACCGGATCAACATCGTCGACACCCCCGGCCACGCCGACTTCGGCGGTGAGGTCGAGCGCGTGCTGTCGATGGTCGACACCGTGCTGATCCTGGTCGACGCGATGGACGGCCCGATGCCGCAGACCCGCTTCGTGACCCAGAAGGCCTTCGCGATGGGCTTCAAGCCGATCGTCGTGGTCAACAAGGTCGACCGCCCGGGCTCGCGTCCGGAGTGGGTGATCGACCAGGTCTTCGACCTGTTCGACAAGCTCGGCGCCACCAATGAGCAGCTGGACTTCCCGATCGTCTACGCCTCGGCCCTGAACGGCTACGCCGGCCTGGAAGACACCGTGCGCGACGGCGACATGACCCCGCTGTACGAAGCGATCATGCAGCACGCCCCGCGTCCGGAAGTGGATCCGGAAGGCCCGTTCCAGATGCGCATCAGCCAGCTGGACTACAACAACTTCGTGGGCGTGATCGGTATCGGCCGCATCCAGCGCGGCACCCTGAAGAAGAACATGCAGGTCGCTGTCATCGACCGTGAAGGCAAGAAGCGCAACGGCAAGGTCGCCCAGGTGCTGGGCTTCCTGGGCCTGGAGCGCATCGAGCAGGACTCTGCCGAAGCCGGTGACATCGTGGCCATTTCCGGTATTCCGGAACTGACCATCTCCGACACCCTGTGCCACCCGGAAAACCCGGAAGCCCTGCCGGCGCTGACCGTCGACGAGCCGACCATCTCGATGACCTTCCAGGTCAACAACTCGCCGTTCGCCGGCAACAAGGACCTGTCCGGTGGCAAGTTCCTGACCAGCCGCCAGATCAAGGACCGTCTGGACCGCGAACAGGTCCACAACGTGGCCCTGAAGGTCGAACAGCTGGAAGACGCCGACAAGTTCCTGGTCTCCGGCCGTGGCGAACTGCACCTGTCGGTGCTGATCGAGAACATGCGTCGTGAAGGCTACGAGCTGGCCGTGTCGCGCCCGGAAGTGATCATCAAGGAAATCGACGGCCAGATGATGGAGCCGATCGAGCAGCTGGTGGTGGACATCGAAGAAGTGCACCAGGGCGGCGTGATGGAAAAGCTCGGTACCCGCAAGGGCCAGCTGAAGAACATGGAACCGGACGGCAAGGGCCGTGTGCGCCTGGAGTACCAGATCCCGGCCCGTGGCCTGATCGGTTTCCAGAACGAGTTCAAGACCCTGACCCAGGGTTCGGGCCTGCTGTTCCACGTGTTCGACCATTACGGCCCGAAGGAACAGGGCGCCATCGCCAAGCGCATCAACGGTGTGATGATCGCGAATGCCCCGGGTACCACCCCGGCGTACTCGCTGGGCCCGCTGCAGGAGCGCGGCAAGCTCTTCGCTGCTGAAGGCGACAACGTGTATGAAGGTCAGCTGGTCGGCATCCACTCCAAGGACAATGACCTGACCGTCAACGCGATCAAGACCAAGCCGCTGACCAACATGCGCGCTTCGGGCAAGGACGATGCGATCCAGCTGACCCCGGCGATCAAGTACTCGCTGGAACAGGCCCTGGACTTCATCGAAGACGACGAGCTGGTCGAGATCACCCCGAAGGAGATCCGTCTGCGCAAGAAGTTCCTGACCGAAAGCGATCGCAAGAAGGCTTCGCGCGGCGGCTGA